The Diaphorobacter ruginosibacter genome contains a region encoding:
- a CDS encoding M48 family metallopeptidase translates to MPRSDIPAASATPAAAAVPLRSVLAPASFRHPQANREVLLGEARVAYLLQRVRRRSIGFVVDVDGLSVRAPGWVTLSAIDAALQEKSDWILRKLGESQLRQQRRQDAQVEWKNGAVFPFLGEPLRIVLDAEHRFQGRGAALVAAPHEGLPRELHVALPLTADAAQIRDTVHAWLLKQARAHFIARLDHFAPRLNVRWTKLRLSSAQTRWGSARSDGSICLNWRLLHFRPSVIDYVVAHELSHLRVMDHSPRFWDTVATVVPDYKALRKSLKDEATPSWD, encoded by the coding sequence GTGCCGCGCTCGGACATCCCCGCGGCTTCTGCAACGCCTGCAGCCGCAGCCGTTCCATTGCGCAGCGTCCTCGCGCCTGCGTCGTTCCGGCACCCCCAGGCCAATCGGGAGGTACTGCTGGGCGAGGCGCGTGTTGCCTATCTTCTGCAGCGCGTGCGCCGACGCAGCATCGGCTTTGTGGTGGATGTGGATGGACTCTCGGTGCGCGCGCCGGGCTGGGTGACGCTGTCGGCCATCGATGCAGCACTGCAGGAAAAGTCCGACTGGATCCTGCGCAAGCTCGGCGAATCGCAACTGCGGCAGCAGCGCAGGCAGGACGCGCAGGTGGAGTGGAAAAACGGGGCGGTGTTTCCCTTTCTCGGTGAACCCCTCAGGATCGTGCTGGACGCCGAGCACCGTTTCCAGGGGCGTGGTGCGGCGCTGGTGGCTGCGCCTCATGAAGGTCTGCCGCGCGAACTGCACGTTGCACTCCCGCTCACGGCGGATGCAGCCCAGATCCGCGATACGGTGCATGCCTGGCTGCTCAAGCAGGCACGGGCCCATTTCATCGCGCGGCTCGATCATTTCGCGCCTCGGCTGAATGTGCGCTGGACCAAGCTGCGGCTGTCGAGTGCGCAGACACGCTGGGGCAGCGCGCGCTCCGATGGCTCCATCTGCCTGAACTGGCGCCTGCTGCACTTCCGCCCCTCGGTGATCGACTATGTGGTCGCCCATGAGTTGTCGCATCTGCGCGTGATGGACCATTCACCGCGTTTCTGGGACACCGTGGCCACGGTGGTGCCTGACTACAAGGCGCTGCGCAAGAGCCTCAAGGATGAAGCGACGCCTTCATGGGATTGA
- a CDS encoding rhodanese-like domain-containing protein, translated as MTSNAEQPQPAEGYAGNVSPQLAWHWVQAGEAILIDVRTDAEREWVGKVPGAVAVAWKQWPGMAMNAAFDEMLRAAVPQGGKAVMLCRSGVRSVAAARRAAELGIEAYNILEGFEGDPDANGQRNRVGGWRFHGLPWNQ; from the coding sequence ATGACTTCGAACGCAGAGCAGCCCCAGCCGGCCGAAGGCTACGCGGGCAACGTGAGTCCCCAACTGGCGTGGCACTGGGTGCAGGCCGGGGAGGCCATCCTGATCGATGTGCGCACCGATGCCGAGCGAGAGTGGGTGGGCAAGGTGCCCGGAGCGGTTGCCGTGGCATGGAAGCAGTGGCCGGGCATGGCAATGAATGCGGCATTCGACGAGATGCTGCGCGCGGCCGTGCCGCAAGGCGGCAAGGCCGTGATGCTCTGCCGCAGTGGCGTGCGCTCGGTGGCCGCGGCCCGGCGTGCGGCGGAACTGGGCATCGAGGCCTACAACATCCTGGAAGGTTTCGAAGGTGATCCGGATGCCAACGGCCAGCGCAATCGCGTCGGCGGCTGGCGCTTTCACGGCCTGCCCTGGAACCAGTAG
- the lysM gene encoding peptidoglycan-binding protein LysM has product MGLFSFIKEAGEKLFGGSSAQAAAPSEDLNAKAASAIETYIGAQNLGVSDVKVQFDGATGAVKVSGVAPTQAAKEKVTLCCGNVASVQSVDNQMSVTNPEPEAQYHDVVRGDTLSAIAKKYYGDANKYPVIFEANKPMLSDPNKIYPGQKLRIPPQ; this is encoded by the coding sequence ATGGGATTGTTTAGTTTCATCAAAGAAGCAGGTGAGAAACTCTTCGGCGGTTCCTCCGCCCAGGCCGCAGCGCCTTCGGAGGATCTGAACGCCAAGGCCGCATCTGCCATCGAGACCTACATCGGTGCGCAGAATCTCGGCGTCAGCGACGTCAAGGTGCAATTCGACGGTGCCACCGGTGCGGTGAAGGTGTCCGGCGTGGCTCCCACACAGGCCGCCAAGGAAAAGGTCACCCTGTGCTGCGGCAACGTGGCCAGCGTGCAGTCCGTGGACAACCAGATGAGCGTGACCAATCCGGAGCCGGAAGCCCAGTACCACGACGTGGTGCGCGGCGACACGCTGTCCGCCATCGCCAAGAAGTACTACGGCGATGCCAACAAGTACCCCGTGATCTTCGAGGCCAACAAGCCCATGCTGTCCGATCCCAACAAGATCTACCCAGGCCAGAAACTGCGCATTCCGCCGCAGTAA